The following proteins come from a genomic window of Rutidosis leptorrhynchoides isolate AG116_Rl617_1_P2 chromosome 10, CSIRO_AGI_Rlap_v1, whole genome shotgun sequence:
- the LOC139870080 gene encoding beta-carotene isomerase D27, chloroplastic-like, with translation METTITSCQANICSILKSSHHPKLPRIFPKYGSSVSSAMTRPGSITTTSNNISPINFKIDTGDNNNTIIVESKTVHNDNWLERMAINHLSKAVQETAGLEIDVAWYKGLVMVCEAMFKEFSLKQQRQIVTKALEKAIPSSLLFVIRTLMPPSKSTREFFAIFTTVAVRWLVGPGEIRESEFEGRKERNVVHITKCRFLEESKCIGMCTNLCKMPTQEFIHRTLGTPVNMIPNFDDMSCEYVFGQEPPAQEDDPAFKQPCYKICNAKRKHSTSCLS, from the exons ATGGAAACAACTATTACATCTTGTCAGGCAAACATATGCTCAATTTTAAAATCATCTCATCATCCCAAACTGCCTCGAATATTCCCCAAATACGGATCTTCGGTCTCGTCAGCCATGACCCGACCCGGTTCTATTACTACCACAAGTAACAACATTTCCCCTATTAATTTTAAGATTGACACaggagataataataatactataattgtTGAATCCAAAACTGTTCATAATGACAATTGGTTGGAACGTATGGCCATTAATCACCTCTCTAAAGCCGTCCAAGAAACTGCCG GATTGGAAATTGACGTGGCGTGGTACAAAGGACTTGTGATGGTGTGTGAAGCTATGTTTAAAGAGTTTAGCCTAAAACAACAACGCCAAATTGTAACTAAGGCTCTTGAGAAAGCTATTCCTAGTTCTTTACTCTTCGTG ATAAGAACACTGATGCCGCCATCCAAGTCCACAAGAGAGTTCTTTGCCATCTTCACCACTGTTGCAGTCCGTTGGCTAGTCGGTCCTGGTGAG ATAAGAGAGTCGGAGTTCGAAGGGAGAAAAGAGAGGAATGTTGTCCACATAACAAAATGCAG GTTTTTGGAGGAATCCAAGTGTATTGGTATGTGCACAAACCTCTGCAAGATGCCAACTCAAGAATTTATTCATAGAACTTTGGGTACTCCGGTTAACATGATTCCAA ATTTTGATGATATGAGTTGTGAGTATGTATTCGGTCAGGAACCTCCAGCACAAGAAGATGATCCGGCTTTTAAGCAACCATGTTACAAAATAT GTAACGCAAAACGAAAGCATAGTACAAGCTGCTTGAGCTAG